The Acipenser ruthenus chromosome 11, fAciRut3.2 maternal haplotype, whole genome shotgun sequence region aagattgctcaTCAGATTCCCGGAGCCCCCCCAGTCCTGCTCCTCCGGTTGCTGCTCACGAGTCCATTGGGTTCCTGTAGTCGAGAGGCAGGTGCCAGTCAGCGGGTGGTTTCTTTCTCAGCTCCCAGACAGGGGCGTGCTTCTGCTGCTGTGCAACCCTCTGACGCTCACTTCCACGCAATGCTTCCTACagtcgaaaaaaaaaagaagacttatttaaataaaaacatgcacgGCTTTAATCACTGGTCCAGCGAGCTTGTTTATCGGTACTCGGCATCACGTGATCATGTCTTTGACCACATACAGCGGCTGGCTGAATAAAACGATAGCTTTGGATCTAATTATATTACGTGTCAGAGTTAAATTAACCAGTGATTCTATTAAGCACTTTTCACTGtatgtgcatgtatgtgtgtgtgacatTTGCAATTATTACACTGTTTTAAAACACTTGTGGTGCTTTATAGTTTGTTGTgttgggtcattccagctcaagttgATTACATTCTGGTGAGGTGTCTCCAGCTGTCTGGTGGATGACTGCATAGAAACTGGCGTTTCAGTCCAGGACTTTCCGTTTTCAATTTACATTTCGGGAATTCTTGCTTTGAAAAAGGTCTCCCACCTTAGCTTCAGTGGTCTGGTGCTTCTCCCAGTCTCTGCAGGTGTAATAGTCTGCTTTCCATTGCTGACAGGAGGGCGCCTCTCCCAGGGTGTAATAACAGTGAAAGCGATGCAGGAGGCTTTTGCAGTGCTTGTATTCGCTCCAGTAATCGTCGCACGCCCGAGGAGGCTGGAAAGAGAAACGTCTGAATGCTAGTCGCTATGCGTATCTGCTCACAATATAGCGTTCCTGCAGttttataaaatagaaaaaaaacgaACCGGGGAAGTTGTATGTGTAACTAGTCTTGCCAACTTCTGCCTATAATTCCGGGGCACTAAGACAGGTCAGGTTAACTGATTGTATGGCACGTGTAAAGTGAGTGTGGATTGCGtgagctgtcgctaaaggaaCTGAATTGTTTCACTAACGAGTTCCTCAAAGCGCACACCTGTCCGGGCAGGAATTACTTCCTGTGAgcatcgtttccatcaatcagacagCTCTTTGACTTGCTGTGTTTGTCTGATTGGCGCAGGACAGTGTAACGCAGGTAGaagtattaaataaatagaaatgtaacccaCAGGTTAAATGAGAGAGTGCGGGACTGTGCAAATTCCCTATACCGGCAGAACggcactattttgatagatacTGTTTGCAGTACGATTTTAATTCATGTTATGACGCTCTCCCGATAGAATCGCCATCGCAATTCAACACATTTACTGAAGCCACTCACGAAATCCACTCTCAATTTACTGTAGATTTAAAATCGGttcatttgtggtttagaggCGAGTTAGTGTCCCGGATTTATGGGGCCAGTTGGCCACCCTATGTGTAACACACCGGGTAAACCTAACCGTTCACAACACCAGTAACCGCTGAAACGGCTCAGCGTAAAGCAGCATTTCTCAAAGCGTCGTTTTTAAACTGCACGGTATACTGTAGGTTTAGTTGCcatattgtatttgtgtatttgatATACGCTCAGCGTGTAAACTAAAAACAGCTTGGTATATATTTCTAGCTGCAGCTAAAGGGTTGTCTACAATGGCACAATGCCAGGTGCATAATTAAAGGCGACGTCTTTATGAAGTGTCATTTCATTCAGCTTTCTTAAAGGTTATACATTTCTGACAACACTCACCCTCCACGCAGATCCCGTGCCAGCCATGCTACGTAGCTCACCTTCAGCCACAGCCACGCCCACTACAAGAAATTAACCAATACGCAGGCCAGACTCGAAGAATCAACCCTTGCTGCCATTCCGAAACAACCAATTGAAAACGGAACATGTTGGATCGAAAGGTAAGTAACCCAATCGTCAGCAGTATTTGTAGCGCACGCCCCTTTAAGCTGCACGTCTTTTTCAACCTTGTAGAATTGTATTGCCGACCAAAACAATGGGGAGCAAATTAGCCTTCAGAAATGTGATATTGCAAAGTGTTCAAAAGGTGCATGCTGACCAAACCGTATGGTTACCGAAAGAAGCAGCCTATAAGAAAATTAACTAGAGTTGCatgtaaccctttactgcatAAAGTACTTGCAGTACGGTTCATTctaatagctgtgtgtgtgtacagtacagtggaTTCTGTAAGAATACTGGCAATTACCTGTGCCCCACTCCAACACCAGACTGCCCGTTTCCATGGCGGGCAAACAGCCATACCCATAATATCTTATCAAAGAAGTgaagggtttttgttttgtttttttaatttaaaacaagtattttgttaTTAGGTTTCAATATGTGCCGTGCATCTTTGTAATATCTGGGAAGtgctgttgtatttgttttagattGATTTTATTTGATGCAGTGTTTCTTTGTAAATTAGGTTTGATACTAAACTATAATTACAAACAGTGAAGGCGGGTGGGGATGAACAGGCCATATTCTGAAATAACCATTACCTTGGATCTCGTAAGTGCGCACCAACACTCAATGCTGCTTCTGAACATGAAGGCATTCGtgtttccttttgtatttttgCAGGCATTGTACATCAtatcaatataaaaataataaaaggcaaTCTCGTAAAGGGTGGTCACGTAAAACATTCAAGGCACACAAATGAACCCGTACCGGTGACGTTTTGATCTTTATTAAAAGTACTACatacttttgttttaaacttgTATATAATTTAAACTCACATTCCTTTCAAATGAAACTCTTCCAGATGTATTTTATAAGAGCCTCTTTCCTTAAACTTCAAATCCAGTAAAAGGCCATTTCATACACTAttatcaaaatacaaaaataatgccAAAACATTGGTGTCACCATGTGGAAACTCCACTCCAAACATGTGTGATTCCATGCACTGCATTCATTCATCAGATCCGATCCAGCAGGCTGTAAAAGCTGTTTTTAACATGGCTAACAGTATATCTTAAAATGTCTGTCCGTTACACGGTTCTGAATGCTATTATATGCTAGACAAGACATAATGCAGCAGAAAGTTTCTCCAGAAAGGCAGTGAGTtccagtttttttattatttatttatttatttttaaacacagcattatattcatgttttattaCTAGTCAAGCAATAACTTAAATTAGCAGGAAGCCTCGAGTTACACTTTCTTCAGCACACAGCCGTCTCCTCCTCTTAAGGGTTCCTTCCTTTCTTGCGCAGTGATTGTCCTTCCCCTGAAAAGGCGATGAACCTGCTCAGAGCATCatcctgcaaggaaacagagcggagaagtgaacagcagcaacgacaccgaaacagagcggagaagtgaacagcaacaacgacaccgaaacagagcggagaagtgaacagcagcaacgacaccgaaacagagcggagaagtgaacagcaacaacgacaccgaaacagagcggagaagtgaacagcagcaacgacaccgaaacagagcggagaagtgaacagcaacaacgacaccgaaacagagcagagaagtgaacagcaacaacgacaccgaaacagagcggagaagtgaacagcaacaacgacaccgaaacagagcggagaagtgaacagcaacaacgacaccgaaacagagcggagaagtgaacagcaacaacgacaccgaaacagagcggagaagtgaacagcaacaacgactgaaacagagcggagaagtgaacagcaacaacgacaccgaaacagagcggagaagtgaacagcagcaacgacaccgaaacagagcggagaagtgaacagcaacaacgacaccgaaacagagcggagaagtgaacagcaacaacgacaccgaaacagagcggagaagtgaacagcaacaacgactgaaacagagcggagaagtgaacagcagcaacgacaccgaaacagagcggagaagtgaacagcagcaacgacaccgaaacagagcggagaagtgaacagcaacaacgacaccgaaacagagcggagaagtgaacagcaacaacgacaccgaaacagagcagagaagtgaacagcaacaacgacaccgaaacagagcggagaagtgaacagcaacaacgacaccgaaacagagcggagaagtgaacagcagcaacgacaccgaaacagagcggagaagtgaacagcagcaacgacaccgaaacagagcggagaagtgaacagcaacaacgacaccgaaacagagcggagaagtgaacagcagcaacgacaccgaaacagagcggagaagtgaacagcaacaacgacaccgaaacagagcggagaagtgaacagcagcaacgactgaaacagagcggagaagtgaacagcaacaacgacaccgaaacagagcggagaagtgaacagcagcaacgactgaaacagagcggagaagtgaacagcagcaacgactgaaacagagcggagaagtgaacagcaacaacgacaccgaaacagagcggagaagtgaacagcaacaacgacaccgaaacagaccggagaagtgaacagcagcaacgacaccgaaacagagcggagaagtgaacagcaacaacgacaccgaaacacagcggagaagtgaacagcaacaaccacaccgaaacagagcggagaagtgaacagcaacaacgacaccgaaacagagcggagaagtgaacagcaacaacgacaccgaaacagagcggagaagtgaacagcaacaacgacaccgaaacagagcggagaagtgaacagcaacaacgacaccgaaacagagcggagaagtgaacagcaacaacgacaccgaaacagagcggagaagtgaacagcaacaacgactgaaacagagcggagaagtgaacagcagcaacgactgaaacagagcggagaagtgaacagcagcaacgacaccgaaacagagcggagaagtgaacagcagcaacgacaccgaaacagagcggagaagtgaacagcagcaacgactgaaacagagcggagaagtgaacagcagcaacgacaccgaaacagagcggagaagtgaacagcagcaacgacaccgaaacagagcggagaagtgaacagcaacaacgacaccgaaacagagcggagaagtgaacagcaacaacgacaccgaaacagagcggagaagtgaacagcaacaacgacaccgaaacagagcggagaagtgaacagcaacaacgacaccgaaacagagcggagaagtgaacagcagcaacgacaccgaaacagagcggagaagtgaacagcaacaacgacaccgaaacagagcggagaagtgaacagcaacaacgacaccgaaacagagcggagaagtgaacagcagcaa contains the following coding sequences:
- the LOC131739352 gene encoding UPF0545 protein C22orf39 homolog, with translation MAGTGSAWRPPRACDDYWSEYKHCKSLLHRFHCYYTLGEAPSCQQWKADYYTCRDWEKHQTTEAKEALRGSERQRVAQQQKHAPVWELRKKPPADWHLPLDYRNPMDS